ATTTGTTCAACCTGGGGCATAGAAATATTGGCTTTATATCCATTGTGCCGGATCCAAAACGTAAAAGATATGCCCCCACAGTCAGAGCAGCCGAGGGCTATTCCCAGGCCTGTCTCAAATATGAGCTGCCGCGGTTTTTTCGCGAAACCTATATGGACACAGAAGATGTCAAACTTGCGGCCCTTAGTTTGTTAGACGAACAGCCTCAAATCACCGCTATTGTTACGGCTAACGATGCGGCCATTGGGGGCGTGCTGAATGCCATACAAACGCTGGAACTGCGCATCCCGGCAGATATATCGGTTGTGGGTCTAACGACCGATCAGGTAGCCGAGATAATCAGCCCACCTTTAACTGCCTTCCGCTTTCCATCCCGGTCGATGGGATACCAGGCAGGGCAAATATTAGTTGATAGGCTGGAGGGCATCAATAACGAGATCAAACAGGTCCTGATTCAACCCGAATTGGTTACACGGGGAAGTACCGGCCCCGCGCGATCAACAGAAGTTCGCATTGTGGCATAATTCCAGTAGATACGATTGAAAATCATACTTAATTAGTGAAGTAGACCCCTTGATTTTTAAGGTTTTATTGTCCCTCAAAATCTGATAAAATTATACCGAATGACATACCGGGTTTAGCCTTATGCAACTTAAGCGAAACTCCCGACATTGTCAGTATGGGCGCTGAATGCCAGAAATTGGCGCTTACCTAAATTGGCAAAGTTTATCAGCATTCATATTTGATTAGCCCAACCAATCTAGAACCTATCTGTAATTTGGGA
The DNA window shown above is from Anaerolineae bacterium and carries:
- a CDS encoding LacI family DNA-binding transcriptional regulator, encoding MNKKLTIADIARAAGVSLATVSRILNNKPDVSEKTRKHVLKIIEEQGYTPQTQWRQIASGKSRTISMLYPRDYAAFNPLALQFIVGATEACEEKNYFLNLITRSMTETSLLGMYRSGQTDGMILMELRMVDWRVELLRNHQLPFVAIGHCEDNTGISYVDLDFEILVVNAVKYLFNLGHRNIGFISIVPDPKRKRYAPTVRAAEGYSQACLKYELPRFFRETYMDTEDVKLAALSLLDEQPQITAIVTANDAAIGGVLNAIQTLELRIPADISVVGLTTDQVAEIISPPLTAFRFPSRSMGYQAGQILVDRLEGINNEIKQVLIQPELVTRGSTGPARSTEVRIVA